AACGCCCGACCCTCAGATTCGTAGTCTGAACAATTCGTTTATAATTTCAGCAGGTTAGGCTACTGAAATTGTAAATCTACAGTCCATTCTGCCACTCAAGCATCGCGGTTTGCGCGCAAGTGATTATGTCATTTCAAATCGGGGTGAGATTAAAATGTCGATCTTCAGTTCAGGAGCCTCGCATCCGTTGGATACAATAACTCGGCTAAAGATTCTATCGGGCTTGGCAGGGCCTCAATCGTGGCTTTGGGCATAGCGCTCCCTTAGTGGCATCACGCAACGCTTCTGGAGTGGGAAACGGCGACGTCAGGCCAGAATGATAACCGCCATGTTGAGGGCGGTGAGATGCCACCTGTCAACGGCAGGTGATTAATGCTCCGATTGATAATGATGCTGTGGCCGTTCGATGCTGCGCTCACCCAAGTTGCTTCTTCTACAACACCATTGTGTTGCGGCACCCGCGCGCCAATGCTACATCATTTTATAATATTATATTACAATGAAGGGGAGCGGATATGACGGGACGACATGTCTGGAAAACATCGGTGAAGCAGGCTTGCTCACTTTTTGCCATTCTAGCGATAAGCATACCTTTAGCGGCGCAAGCGGAAGATCGCCCTCAGGACATTCTGCTGAATGGCCAGGCCGGCGGCGCGAAATTCGAAGGCATCGGCGTCGTCGAAGGTGGTGGCGGCACCGGTGTATTGCTCAAGGATTATCCAGAGCCGCAACGCAGCCAGATCATGGACCTCGTTTTCAAACCCAAATTCGGAGCTTCTGTAAGCGCATTGTACGTTGAGATTCCCGGAGACGGAAATTCGACCCAAGGTTCCATGCCCAGCCACATGCACAGCCGCGACGATCTCAACTATAAGCGCGGCTACATCTGGTGGGAAATGGCCCAGGCCAAGAAGCGCAACCCGGCCATGTCTTTCGACGGTGCGGCCTGGAGCGCACCGGCCTGGGTCGGCGAGAGATCAGGCGGCAGTTTTTGGTCACAGGACACAGCAGATTACTATGTGTCCTGGCTCAAGGGCTTGCGAAGCGAGTACGGTATCGAGATGGATGCGATGGGGCTGCGCAACGAAAAAGGCGAAGACCCAAGTTTTGCCAAAATGCTGCGCCACACGCTTGACACCAATGGCTTCTCTTCGGTCAGGCTGCATGGCTATGACAACTGGCCGAACGACAAATTCAATTTCGTGGCTAAACTGGAAGGCGATGCCGAGTTACGTGATGCCCTCGACATCCTCAGCGCGCATAATAATCTGCCTGAAGGTGTGACCTCGCTATCGGTGATCGAAGGCGCGGCTCGCATGAACAAGGCGCTCTGGAACACGGAGCAACACGTCTATAAGGGTGGCTTCGACGGACTGATCAGCACCGTACAGTCCTTCAACCTTAACTACGTCAAAAACCGCTTTACGCGGGTGACCGACTGGTATGGCATCGCCGGCCTCTACACCATGGAGCCCTACAGCGGCGAAAAGGAAGCCACTGTTCGGGCGAACTGGCCGTGGAGCGGGCATTATGAGATCAACTCCAAACTCTGGGCCTACGCCCACTATGGTCAGTTCAGCGCTATCGGATGGACCTACCTGAACTATGCCAGCGGGGAACTGAACCAAGGTGGCAGTTTTGTCACCCTCGTATCTCCGCAAAAGGATTACAGTGTAATCATCGAAACGAAAGACGCCTCTGCACCCCAAACCGTTCACCTGACTGTAGGCGGCGGCCTCTCTTCGGCGCCCCTCGCCGTCTGGCGCAGTACCGAGACCGAGCAGTTCATCCGTCTGGCAGACCTCAATGCCGAAGACGGCATGATAACGGTCACGCTCGAACCGCATGCCGTCTACACTCTCTCCACGACCCGTGGACAGCAAAAAAGCGGGTTTGCCGACGTTCCTCAACCGACCGCCTTTCCCTTCCCATACAGCGATAACTTCGATGCCTACCATCAGTCCGCGAAATGGGGCTATCTGCCGCGATATTTTGCTGACATCTCAGGTGCATTCGAGCTGACCACCTGCCCGAAGCGTTCGGGCCAGTGCCTGCGGCAGTCCATGCCGGAAGCTCCCCTGTCCTGGTCTCCCGACTGGCTGCCTTATACCATTATTGGCGACGAACACTGGACGGACTATACGGTCAGTTCGGATGTATATCTGGAAGCCGGTGAAACCGCGGCCATCCTCGGCCGGATCAACAATGTCGGCTCCGGCTATGGCATTATTCCTAAAGGATATATTTTGCGCGTAACGGGTAACGGTGATGTCGTCTTGTCGGTCATTCGCGGCAAGGTCGACAAAAAGGAGCTCGTCGGCGACGCTGAACAACAAGCCATGATCAAAGCCGGGGTGGACACCGGTGACGGCGGAGAAAAGCTTCTGGGCACGGCTCATTTGTCCCACATCGGTGGTAGCTGGCATTCCGTCAAGCTTCGTTTCGCCGGCCAACTAATCATTGCCATTGTCGATGGCAAGGCAATGATCACGGCGACCGACGCCACCTACACGACCGGTATGGCGGGCTTGCTCGCAGGTCACACGGGTGATCATGTCAGCCGCCCCTTCTTCGATAACTTCGCTGTTGCGCCTAATGGATCGAAGTCCTTTCCGCGCCAGACGGCATTAAAAGCGAAGCCGATGTACGAATAGTCGACCGGGCCGGTCGCCGCTAATCGCGGCCGGCCCGCTATCCCTCGGGCGGCGAAGGCGAGATATTCCCCAAGTTTACGCCAATCAGGATCGAAATTTCAGGAACATGTTTGCTGTCAGCCGACCTCAGACGTGCATCTTTTGAAGACCGGCAGAGGGGCCAGGGCTAACACAATCCCTTGCCCTATGCCGATACACAGAGTGCCGATGCCCCGACGGGGGCGTCTATTCAATCTGCCGGATGTCACCTTAAGGGATAGCCGGGCCCTTTGTTAGCCCTCATCCATGGAGCTAAACAAATCGAACAATTGATCGAAGTTACCGTTCTTCTCCGCGAAACGTATCGGCTTACAGTTTTCGACGATGATCTCACCATTGGTGGGGGGATTAGCCAGGATCGACATGACTTCGTTAACGAAGTCGTTCAAGGGCATGGCTCTTGGATCGGCCGCCTGCTGGCTGCCCATTAACTCGATTTGAACATAAGGCGGCGCCAGTTCGAGCACCTTAACATTCGTGCGTTCAAGTTGCTTGCGCAGTGACAAGGTGTATGAGTGGACAAATGCCTTAGTCGCCGAGTACGTCGGGGTGAATACCAGCGGCACGAAAGCTGCACCGCTTGAGACATTCAGTACGGTAGCTTCCGGTTGCTTTTCAGGTGCGGCAGAAGTGCCGCCGTGAGCCGAACCGGGCCCAGAATGTTCGTCGTGATCATCGCCTCGGCTACGGTGGTATCGCTCTCTTGGCCAAGCATTTCCATCTTCATGATGCCGGCATTGTTTACGAGTACGTTCAGTGCCGGGAAGTTGGCTGTCACTGTGGCAACAAAGTCTTTATTCGATTCAGGGCTGTCAACATCCAGCGTAAGCGCTGAGATGCCAGGAGTCGCACGAGCCACTTGATCCAACAGGGCCTGACGCCGTCCCGTGATGATGACCTGATTACCAGCTTTGGCCAAGGCTTCGGCCAGCCCTCGGCCAATGCCTGAGCCGCCGCCCGCTTCGGTGTCGAGTAAGGCTTCGACTTGCAGCAGTACATAGCCCTTTGGCGCGCCTCATTTCCTGTGCCAGTATAGATCTGCATGCACGATGCCGGCCGGCGGGAGCCGAGCGTCAATCGGTGGGCTCAATCACCCTGACGCCGGACAGGCAAATGAAAATTGCGTTCCAAGACCGCTTGATCATCATTAGATTGATTTAAAAGGGCGAGAGTAGCAAGCGCCTCCATTGCCGATTGGCGGCGGTTATTTACCACGCAACCTTTTCAGGCAGGAACTCGGCGAACAGATCATCGTAATAGGGCTTTAGCTTGGCCAGATCCGGCTTGGCATGACCTTTCGAGTAAAGGTCGTACCTGTTGAATTTCAGCACCCATTCCAGCATGGCGCGATCCTTATCATTGCACAGGTGATCGTAACCGCCATGCTTGTGCCACGGATAGAAGGAATGGAAGCGCAGCATATAGAGCGCCTCATCCGGCAGATAAGGCTTCATCACCTCGGCAATATAGCCATCGTGGCCGAATGACATATGCACTGTCTCAAGACCACAATTGGGTTCGTAAATACCATATTTGGTCTGGTATTCTGGTACGTTACGATCCGGGTTGCCTGCAAAATATTCATGAAAGACAATGTGCTCCGACCAGGCGCAGCCCACCGGATATGTATCCCCAACCACGCCCCATTGCGGTTCACCCCACAGGCAAAGGCATTTACCCAGGTCGTGCAGAAAGCCGGTCAGGATCATCCAGCGCGGCAGTCCGTCACGGCGCATGGCCTCCGAGGTTTGCAAAAGGTGATCGGTCTGGGTCAGATCGGTATCCGGATCGCTCTCATCGACCAGAGCATTGAGAAATTCAGCGGCGTCCCATATCGACTTCTGCCCCCTTGTCAGGCCGAAATATTCGGCCTCCTTGCGCAGCACATAGTCAACCGTCATCTGCTCGTGATTATTGCGATAAAATTGAGCGACGCCCGGCACGGCAGCCGCGTCATACTGACGAAATTCGTCCTCGCTCTTGCCTTCCTTATAGCGACTTTCATCAGCAGCCTGTGTGGCGCTTGCACCCATAATTGCGTCTCCTCTGATCTTATGTGATCTTGTTTACGTTATCGCTTACGTATTTTATTTTCGCAAGACATCATTAGCCTCAAAATCTGCCTTGATACATTACCAATCTCACCTTGACACATTCTACGTAATGGGTAACGTTCCGTGGGCGCCCCAAACCTTCCCACAGAGAGAATGGACGGGCCCACAGGAAATGAGGAAACTGATGAACGAACGGCAGACGACCAGGTCGCCCATAGTGCGCGCGGTATTCACCGATATTCAATTCTGGGTCCCCGTGCTGGTTCTGGCCTGCGGCATACTTCTCCTGGCGCTCATCCACTGAAACACCCCCTGAATCCATATAAAAACCTGGGAAAGAAAGGACCGCCATCATGGCGTCTTCACAAAAGACGGCTGCGGCAGCGGCCAATCCTCAACACGTGCTGGGCGTCTTATGCGGTCTGGCTGCCGGCGCCTGGCTCGGCGCGGCGGAAGCGCCGACCAAGCTGGTCGCGGCGGGTTTTTCGCCTTTCGCCATATCCCTGTGCATGGTGGCGGGCGTCTTTACTGCGCGCTGGACCTTCCCGACCCTGATGAAAGGCACAGGCTTTGTGTTTTCGGACATAGCCAGCAAACCTCACCTTATCGTCTGGGCGCTTCTGGCGGGCGCTCTGTGGGCTGTCGCCAACACGCTGACCGTGTTCGCCATTCGTGATGTCGGCCTCGCTACGGCCTTTCCTTTGTGGAACACCAATTCCCTGATAGGTCTGTTATGGGGCTGCCTGCTGTTCCGTGAAATGCGGGGGGCAGGCGCGCGCACCACCAGCAAGGTGATATTCGGCACCCTGGCCATTATCGCCGCCGCCATTATGCTGGGCTTCAGCACGCTTCACGATCCGGGCGCCTCACCACATGCCATACGTGGCCTGGCTGCCGCTGCTGGCGCCAGCCTGATGTGGGGCACCATGTATGTGCCTTACCGCAAAGCCTATCTGAGCGGCATGAACCCGCTCTCCTTCGTCACCATCTTTACCTTCGGCGAACTGGGCACCATGCTGGCCCTGACCTGGTGTTTCGATGGCGGCGCGCATTCCTCCGCTATGCAGCTTATTCATAGCCGTCAGGTGCTGTTCTGGTTGTTCCTGGGTGGCTTTGTGTGGGTGATTGGCGATCTGTTTCAGCAATTCGCCACGAAATATCTCGGCATCAGCCGCGGCATTCCCCTGTCCAACACCAATCAGTTATGGGGATTGGCTTGGGGCGCGCTTGTGTTTGGAGAACTGGCCGGCGCCGATACATTACATCTTGGCCTGGTCGCCGGCGGATCGCTGCTTATGATCTTCGGGGCGCTGGCCATCAGCACGGCGTCGGCCGGCGCGAACGAGATGAGCCGCCGCGATGAAGCCTTGCGACGCGAGTGCGACCGCTATGGCCTTGATTACCAAGAA
This sequence is a window from Asticcacaulis sp.. Protein-coding genes within it:
- a CDS encoding SDR family NAD(P)-dependent oxidoreductase, which codes for MPLVFTPTYSATKAFVHSYTLSLRKQLERTNVKVLELAPPYVQIELMGSQQAADPRAMPLNDFVNEVMSILANPPTNGEIIVENCKPIRFAEKNGNFDQLFDLFSSMDEG
- a CDS encoding SDR family NAD(P)-dependent oxidoreductase, whose translation is MAKAGNQVIITGRRQALLDQVARATPGISALTLDVDSPESNKDFVATVTANFPALNVLVNNAGIMKMEMLGQESDTTVAEAMITTNILGPVRLTAALLPHLKSNRKLPY
- a CDS encoding inositol oxygenase, translated to MGASATQAADESRYKEGKSEDEFRQYDAAAVPGVAQFYRNNHEQMTVDYVLRKEAEYFGLTRGQKSIWDAAEFLNALVDESDPDTDLTQTDHLLQTSEAMRRDGLPRWMILTGFLHDLGKCLCLWGEPQWGVVGDTYPVGCAWSEHIVFHEYFAGNPDRNVPEYQTKYGIYEPNCGLETVHMSFGHDGYIAEVMKPYLPDEALYMLRFHSFYPWHKHGGYDHLCNDKDRAMLEWVLKFNRYDLYSKGHAKPDLAKLKPYYDDLFAEFLPEKVAW
- a CDS encoding GRP family sugar transporter, with amino-acid sequence MASSQKTAAAAANPQHVLGVLCGLAAGAWLGAAEAPTKLVAAGFSPFAISLCMVAGVFTARWTFPTLMKGTGFVFSDIASKPHLIVWALLAGALWAVANTLTVFAIRDVGLATAFPLWNTNSLIGLLWGCLLFREMRGAGARTTSKVIFGTLAIIAAAIMLGFSTLHDPGASPHAIRGLAAAAGASLMWGTMYVPYRKAYLSGMNPLSFVTIFTFGELGTMLALTWCFDGGAHSSAMQLIHSRQVLFWLFLGGFVWVIGDLFQQFATKYLGISRGIPLSNTNQLWGLAWGALVFGELAGADTLHLGLVAGGSLLMIFGALAISTASAGANEMSRRDEALRRECDRYGLDYQEALKAQNGDEAKGPRARRWWDWVIVTAAVGLFAWLAADAVVPPLAMNWAWVAVLCAILLVALAAGCWALWTRTRFS